The Maridesulfovibrio salexigens DSM 2638 region AATATGGAGAACTGCAATGCTGACGCACACACTAGGCTACCCAAGAATGGGCAGCAATCGCGAGCTTAAACGAAAGCTTGAATCCTACTGGAGAGGTGAAGCCGGGGCGGATGACCTAGCTTTGACCGCTAGAAAACTCCGTGAAGAGCACTGGGAAAACCAGAAGCAGGCCGGAGTTGATTTGCTGCCGGTGGGGGATTTCTCTTACTACGACCATATGCTTGATAATGCTGTAAGATTCGGCGTTATCCCTGCCAGATACAATGCGGAAGGCGCTAAAGCTTCCCTTGATGATTATTTTAGGATGGCACGTGGCGAAGCTGGAGAAAACGGCGTGGCCGCCATGGAAATGACTAAATGGTTTGATACCAACTACCATTACATAGTGCCGGAATTCAGTAAGGATCAGGATTTTTTTCTTGCGGACGAAACCCTTCTTGGACAGGTGGAAGAAGCATCTCAGCTGGGACATAGAGTAAAGGCTGTTCTGCCCGGACCGCTGACTTTCCTGCTGCTGGGCAAATGCTCAGATCAGGAATTCGATCGCCTGGACCTGCTGGAAAAGCTTTTGCCTGCCTATGCGAAACTCATTGAGAAGCTTTCCGCTAAATGCGAATGGATTCAGTTTGATGAGCCTGTTTTGGCTCTTGATCTTGAAGAGTCTACACGCAAACTTTTCAATCCTGTTTATCGCACCCTCAAAGAAGTTGTATCAGATACAAAAATTTTGGTCGCTGCTTACTTCGGCGGTCTTGGAAGCAACCTTGAAACGGCAGCATCTCTGCCTGTTGATGGTTTGCATGTGGACCTTGTGCGTGGAGCGCAGGATCTTGAGCCACTGTTAGCTAATATATCAGATAACTTGAGCCTTTCCCTCGGCGTAGTAGACGGCAGAAATATCTGGCGCGCTGATCTTGAACGGGCTGTGGCTGCGGTTAAGTCCGCACATGTCATACTTGGCAAGGAACGTGTGCTGGTGGCTCCATCCTGCTCACTTCTGCATGTTCCCTTTGATCTTGATCTGGAAACAAAGCTGGACCCCGATATCAAATCATGGATGGCTTTTGCCCGCCAGAAATGTGCTGAAATCAGGATTATTGCAGATGCTGTAGAAGGGAAGGATGTAGAAGCTGTTCTTGCTGAGAATCGCAGGGTTCTAGAATCCCGCAAGATTAGTCCTAGAGTGCACAATCCAGAGGTTGCCCTGCGGCTGGCAGCGCTTCAGCCTGAAGATTACCGCCGTAATTCAGTTTATGAAAAACGTGCTGAAATTCAGCGAGATCTTGGCTTGCCCGCTCTGCCTACTACCACCATCGGTTCATTTCCTCAGACACCGGAAGTGCGGTCCACCAGAAGCGGTTTCAAGAACGGGCGTATTGAACGTGCTGAATATGAAAGATTTATGCGCGAATACATTGAGGATTGCATCCGCCATCAGGAGGACGTCGGTCTTGATGTGCTGGTTCATGGTGAACCGGAACGTAACGACATGGTTGAGTATTTTGGGGAAAATTTTGACGGATACTGCTTCACTTCGAACGGTTGGGTTCAGAGTTACGGTTCCCGTTGCGTAAAGCCTCCGGTTATTTTCGGGGACGTTTCCCGTCCCGCTCCCATAACTGTGGAATGGATCAATTATGCCCGTTCTCTTTCTGATCGTGAGGTCAAGGGTATGCTTACCGGTCCGGTCACCATCCTTTGCTG contains the following coding sequences:
- the metE gene encoding 5-methyltetrahydropteroyltriglutamate--homocysteine S-methyltransferase, whose product is MLTHTLGYPRMGSNRELKRKLESYWRGEAGADDLALTARKLREEHWENQKQAGVDLLPVGDFSYYDHMLDNAVRFGVIPARYNAEGAKASLDDYFRMARGEAGENGVAAMEMTKWFDTNYHYIVPEFSKDQDFFLADETLLGQVEEASQLGHRVKAVLPGPLTFLLLGKCSDQEFDRLDLLEKLLPAYAKLIEKLSAKCEWIQFDEPVLALDLEESTRKLFNPVYRTLKEVVSDTKILVAAYFGGLGSNLETAASLPVDGLHVDLVRGAQDLEPLLANISDNLSLSLGVVDGRNIWRADLERAVAAVKSAHVILGKERVLVAPSCSLLHVPFDLDLETKLDPDIKSWMAFARQKCAEIRIIADAVEGKDVEAVLAENRRVLESRKISPRVHNPEVALRLAALQPEDYRRNSVYEKRAEIQRDLGLPALPTTTIGSFPQTPEVRSTRSGFKNGRIERAEYERFMREYIEDCIRHQEDVGLDVLVHGEPERNDMVEYFGENFDGYCFTSNGWVQSYGSRCVKPPVIFGDVSRPAPITVEWINYARSLSDREVKGMLTGPVTILCWSFVRDDQPRSETCRQIALAVRDEVADLEKSGVKVIQIDEPALREGLPLRKGEQPEYLRWAEECFRLSASCVEDSTQIHTHMCYCEFDEIIDSIAALDADVISIEASRSRMELLGSFKRFSYPNEVGPGVYDIHSPAIPAADDMAQLLEKALEVIPAERLWVNPDCGLKTRKWDEVVPALKNMVQAAEIVRRKIQ